The following proteins are co-located in the Spirochaetaceae bacterium genome:
- a CDS encoding type II toxin-antitoxin system HicA family toxin has product MNGKEMIKLLTKNGYKLIRITGSHHILYKEGEKELVVPVHGKKDLRKGLEIALLKDAGLR; this is encoded by the coding sequence ATGAACGGTAAAGAGATGATTAAATTATTAACTAAAAATGGCTATAAATTAATTCGTATTACCGGCTCTCACCATATACTTTATAAAGAGGGCGAAAAAGAGCTGGTGGTTCCTGTTCATGGCAAAAAAGATTTAAGAAAAGGTCTTGAAATAGCTTTACTTAAAGACGCTGGGCTAAGATAG
- a CDS encoding YifB family Mg chelatase-like AAA ATPase — protein sequence MQLCAYALKGYDGLLVEIEIDLRRGIPGTEIIGLPDSAVKEAKERVRAAIKNSNYNFPRERLLINLTPANIKKEGAHFDLAIALAILQGSGDLELSEDFNDKVLALGELELSGRVRAVPGILAALATALEEGVEYFIIPHENMAEAEAIVSGRYFAVKNLTEACEAVKHLSAGAAPSNQAAGVTHLVKPTEDSFDFADIKGQLHLKRALEVAAAGKHNLFLFGPPGSGKTLSMRALPSILPDLNHSEKLETNRIYSLRGELTDGLIQRPPFRSPHHSASSEGIIGGGKFVMPGEISLAHNGVLFLDESFEFGKHLLQNLREPLEAKRITLARAGQTMWYPADFQLMLTANVCPCGSLGRADKVCLCSPNEVARYWKRLGGAVLDRVDMRLPVKPVSAEELLGEAGESSAAVRARVEAARRLQKERYLKLPFNYNSAIGPAHIKEFCRLDNEAEKVFLLVVKKLELSSRASHSVLKVSRTIADLAASRPILPEHILEAASYRRYGDNDLYWTSI from the coding sequence ATGCAGCTGTGCGCTTATGCTTTAAAGGGTTACGATGGCCTACTGGTAGAGATAGAAATAGATTTGCGGCGCGGTATACCGGGCACCGAGATTATCGGCCTGCCCGATAGCGCCGTTAAAGAGGCCAAAGAGCGCGTGCGCGCCGCCATCAAAAATAGTAACTATAATTTTCCGCGTGAGCGGTTACTCATCAATTTAACCCCGGCTAACATTAAAAAAGAAGGCGCTCATTTCGATTTAGCTATAGCCTTAGCCATTTTACAAGGCTCCGGCGATTTAGAGCTAAGTGAAGATTTTAACGACAAAGTCCTAGCGCTGGGCGAGCTGGAATTATCGGGCCGTGTGCGTGCCGTGCCGGGTATTTTGGCGGCCTTAGCCACCGCCCTTGAAGAGGGTGTGGAGTATTTTATTATTCCTCATGAAAATATGGCCGAAGCCGAAGCTATCGTCAGCGGCCGTTACTTTGCCGTTAAAAATCTTACCGAAGCGTGTGAGGCCGTCAAGCACTTAAGCGCAGGGGCGGCTCCTAGTAATCAGGCCGCCGGGGTTACGCACTTGGTTAAACCGACCGAAGATAGCTTCGATTTTGCCGATATTAAAGGCCAGCTTCATCTTAAGCGTGCCCTCGAGGTAGCGGCGGCAGGCAAACACAATTTATTTTTATTTGGCCCGCCGGGCAGCGGTAAAACTTTATCAATGCGGGCTTTGCCTTCTATCTTACCAGATTTAAATCATAGCGAAAAATTAGAGACTAACCGTATTTATAGTTTACGCGGCGAGCTAACCGATGGCCTTATCCAGCGGCCGCCCTTTAGGAGCCCGCACCATTCGGCCAGTAGCGAAGGTATTATTGGCGGCGGTAAATTTGTTATGCCCGGTGAAATTAGTCTTGCGCATAACGGCGTACTTTTTTTAGACGAAAGTTTTGAGTTTGGTAAGCATCTGTTGCAAAACCTACGCGAACCGCTGGAGGCCAAACGTATTACCTTAGCGCGGGCCGGGCAAACGATGTGGTACCCCGCCGATTTTCAGTTAATGCTTACCGCTAACGTTTGCCCTTGCGGCAGCTTGGGCCGTGCCGATAAGGTGTGCCTATGCAGCCCCAACGAGGTAGCGCGCTACTGGAAGCGGCTGGGCGGTGCGGTGCTGGATAGGGTAGATATGCGCCTGCCCGTTAAACCGGTTAGCGCCGAAGAGCTGCTAGGCGAAGCCGGCGAAAGCAGCGCCGCAGTTCGTGCCCGGGTGGAGGCGGCCCGCCGCCTGCAAAAAGAAAGGTATTTAAAATTACCTTTTAACTATAACTCGGCCATTGGCCCGGCCCATATTAAAGAGTTTTGCCGGCTGGATAACGAGGCCGAAAAGGTTTTTTTGCTGGTAGTTAAAAAGCTGGAGCTTTCCAGCCGAGCCAGTCATAGTGTGCTTAAAGTAAGCCGTACCATCGCCGACCTTGCCGCCAGCCGGCCTATTTTACCGGAACATATCCTCGAGGCCGCCAGTTATCGCCGTTATGGCGATAATGATTTGTATTGGACGAGCATATAA
- the mazG gene encoding nucleoside triphosphate pyrophosphohydrolase: protein MYFEKLCNTLQQLRGENGCAWDKAQTAVSLQPNLIEESYELIDAINNNDTANIKEELGDLYLVVTMLATIFEEQKLFTLDEALEGVTAKLIRRHPHVFGNVTAVSPEESLAIWQSQKQKEQGRTDDGYLSRVGRGLPPLERALAIDKKLTKAGYHFGSPLEAIAKVEEELAELKAEIAAGNAQNINHELGDLLLITVCLANHLQVNPSEALNYANNKAVSRFNFVVKKLTEQGLALERANLDKMEEAWQEAKSRE from the coding sequence ATGTATTTTGAAAAACTTTGCAATACTTTACAGCAGCTTAGGGGCGAAAATGGCTGCGCTTGGGACAAAGCCCAAACGGCCGTGAGCTTGCAGCCAAATTTGATAGAAGAAAGTTACGAACTAATAGACGCTATTAATAATAACGACACCGCCAATATTAAAGAAGAGCTGGGCGACCTTTATTTGGTAGTTACCATGCTGGCCACCATTTTTGAGGAGCAAAAGCTTTTTACCCTCGATGAGGCTTTAGAGGGAGTAACGGCTAAGCTTATCCGCCGCCACCCGCATGTTTTTGGCAATGTTACGGCGGTTTCGCCGGAGGAAAGTTTGGCTATTTGGCAAAGCCAAAAACAAAAAGAGCAAGGCCGTACAGACGATGGGTATTTAAGCCGGGTAGGGCGCGGCTTGCCGCCGCTGGAACGGGCCTTGGCTATCGATAAAAAATTAACGAAGGCCGGTTATCATTTTGGCAGCCCTTTAGAGGCTATCGCTAAAGTAGAAGAAGAACTGGCCGAACTTAAAGCCGAAATTGCGGCCGGTAATGCGCAAAACATTAACCACGAGCTGGGCGACCTGTTATTAATTACCGTTTGTTTGGCTAACCATTTACAAGTTAATCCCAGCGAAGCCCTTAATTATGCCAACAATAAAGCCGTTAGCCGCTTTAATTTTGTAGTTAAAAAATTAACCGAGCAAGGCTTAGCTTTAGAGCGCGCTAACCTTGATAAAATGGAAGAAGCTTGGCAAGAAGCCAAGAGCAGGGAATAG
- a CDS encoding type II toxin-antitoxin system HicB family antitoxin, which yields MIYYAKANKAEEGGYWIVFDDLAGCYTEGDTLEEALFMAEEALNLYLSCASAIKAPNNYEGRQDYYAVKVYPHIATALKLRFMREALGLTQGDVAGRLNITYQAYQRLENPAKNNITIKTIDKIQRALGIELVAI from the coding sequence ATGATTTACTACGCAAAGGCAAATAAAGCCGAAGAAGGCGGTTATTGGATTGTTTTTGATGATTTAGCCGGTTGTTATACAGAGGGAGATACTTTAGAAGAAGCTTTATTTATGGCCGAAGAAGCTTTAAATTTGTATCTTAGCTGTGCTTCCGCTATCAAGGCTCCTAATAATTATGAGGGCCGGCAGGATTATTATGCTGTTAAGGTTTACCCGCACATAGCAACGGCTTTAAAGCTGCGCTTTATGCGCGAAGCGTTGGGTTTAACTCAGGGTGATGTGGCGGGGCGGTTAAATATTACTTACCAAGCTTACCAAAGGCTCGAGAACCCAGCTAAAAATAATATTACTATAAAAACTATTGATAAAATCCAAAGAGCTTTAGGGATAGAACTGGTAGCTATTTAA